The following proteins are encoded in a genomic region of Triticum dicoccoides isolate Atlit2015 ecotype Zavitan chromosome 1B, WEW_v2.0, whole genome shotgun sequence:
- the LOC119349257 gene encoding vesicle transport v-SNARE 11-like isoform X1 gives MSEVFEGYERQYREISAALSRKCASASALDGEKKQQKLSEIQADVQESESLIRKMDLEARSLHATVRAGLLSKLRQYKSDLNNIKSETKKVSAPNAQQAAREELLNSGMPGTLGRGRLMMTSERLNQSSDRIRESQITALDTEEIGVSILQNLHNQRETLMRAHKTLHGVDDSIGKSNKILASMSKWN, from the exons ATGAGCGAGGTCTTCGAGGGCTACGAGCGGCAGTACCGCGAGATCTCCGCCGCCCTCTCCCGCAAgtgcgcctccgcctccgccctcgATGGCG AGAAGAAGCAGCAGAAGCTGTCCGAGATCCAGGCCGACGTGCAGGAGTCTGAATCGCTG ATCAGGAAGATGGATTTGGAGGCCCGGAGCCTGCATGCGACCGTCAGGGCCGGGCTGCTGTCTAAACTGAGGCAGTACAAGTCTGATCTCAACAACATCAAGAGTGAGACCAAGAAGGTCTCGGCGCCTAATGCCCAACAGGCCGCCCGGGAGGAGCTCCTCAACTCCGGCATGCCGGGTACACTCGGG AGAGGAAGATTGATGATGACATCAGAAAGGTTAAATCAGTCTTCCGACAGAATTAGAGAAAGCCAAATAACAGCACTTGATACAGAAGAAATCGGCGTGTCGATTCTTCAGAACCTTCATAATCAACGAGAGACACTGATGCGTGCTCACAAAACA TTGCATGGTGTGGACGACTCCATCGGCAAAAGCAACAAGATCCTGGCGTCCATGTCCAAGTGGAACTAA
- the LOC119349257 gene encoding vesicle transport v-SNARE 11-like isoform X2, with translation MSEVFEGYERQYREISAALSRKCASASALDGEKKQQKLSEIQADVQESESLIRKMDLEARSLHATVRAGLLSKLRQYKSDLNNIKSETKKVSAPNAQQAAREELLNSGMPGTLGRGRLMMTSERLNQSSDRIRESQITALDTEEIGVSILQNLHNQRETLMRAHKTACFHMNSRPWESSKVRLYY, from the exons ATGAGCGAGGTCTTCGAGGGCTACGAGCGGCAGTACCGCGAGATCTCCGCCGCCCTCTCCCGCAAgtgcgcctccgcctccgccctcgATGGCG AGAAGAAGCAGCAGAAGCTGTCCGAGATCCAGGCCGACGTGCAGGAGTCTGAATCGCTG ATCAGGAAGATGGATTTGGAGGCCCGGAGCCTGCATGCGACCGTCAGGGCCGGGCTGCTGTCTAAACTGAGGCAGTACAAGTCTGATCTCAACAACATCAAGAGTGAGACCAAGAAGGTCTCGGCGCCTAATGCCCAACAGGCCGCCCGGGAGGAGCTCCTCAACTCCGGCATGCCGGGTACACTCGGG AGAGGAAGATTGATGATGACATCAGAAAGGTTAAATCAGTCTTCCGACAGAATTAGAGAAAGCCAAATAACAGCACTTGATACAGAAGAAATCGGCGTGTCGATTCTTCAGAACCTTCATAATCAACGAGAGACACTGATGCGTGCTCACAAAACA GCATGTTTTCACATGAACTCACGCCCATGGGAATCTTCAAAGGTGCGCCTTTATTATTGA